TTATTGTACTTCGAACTGAAATATCGTGATCCACCTTTTTCGTATGTGATTTTTTCATATATTACTTTTAACTGCTCTGTATATGCATTTAATTCTGCCATGGAAGGTGTTCCAAATCCACTTCTCATAATGCCATAAATCCAAGAATTAAAGGTTGCATATTCTGTACCATATTCAGCATCATCCACCTGGATACTGATATTATTTACATTCATAGAAAGATCTGTTGTTTTGATAATATTACCTGCAATTTGCGCTGAATCAACAGATTTTTCAATAGAAACTTCAGGATTTGCCTTTTCAACAGTAAGTGTATCATAGCTGATTTTCAGCTGATAAAACTCTACTTTAGGCAACTTTAAATAAGCCGTACGATTATAACGTTTCAAAGTAGTCTTAATGTTGTCTGCAGAAGAAAATTCTTTGAGCGAAATATGGTGCTGCCGCTCAAGCTGCATATTTAATTTTTCGGCATTGCTTTCATTCAAATATATCAGCGCCGTTTCCTGACCGTTTTTAATCACCTGACGCAAGCATCGACAAGATGTCTGTAATACCATCTTGGTTGGGCAATCTCCTTCTTGAGAAAGAATAATACCTGTAAGACTTCGACAGTCCCAACCTTCTTTACCAATCTGCACAAGCAAAACAATACGAACTTTAGAAATAGATTTATCCAAGATATCAAACTGCATCTGACTATCAGCCGACATCTTATACTGTTTATTTCCTTTGTGGAATTTAAGTATAACATCAGTACCAAGGCCATATTCAGCTACAATACGGGATACCTGTGGATATACTGTTTCTTCTAATTTTTCGATAGTACCGCAATAAATACCCAATTTAGCTGTTAAACCATCTGCATAAACAGTGTCTTTATAAGTATCAAGAAATTCTCTGACACCCTTTTCAATAATAATGCTGCTATCTGCAATATCTGCAATTTTTACAACTGGACGTTTTAAGAAATTTCCTACACCGTCTATAAGTGGATAGTAATACACAATATTTGTGATTTCAGCTGTACCAATGGACAATGAATCTACAACTTTTATTTTTTCAACTTTGTCTAAATATGGAGTACCAGAAAAACCAATTACAGAATTGACTGTATGATTCTGCGCCCATCTTGTAACTACAGCACGAAGCTTAATTTCATCACTTACTGCATGATGAACTTCATCAATAAAGATAGACAATGATGGTAACTTACCAATTAAATTACGAAGTTCATTTGCCTGTCGGTCTTTATCGTCCTCGCTTTCTTCAAACATATTTATCTGTCCCTGTTTTTCCTGAATACGGTCAAGAATTACTTTTTCCGCATTAGTAACAGCAACAAGACCAAACAACTCAGAAAGCGGCTGATGATTAGCGATTTTCTGAACATTTGGATTTTTTGTCTTATTTGATTTTTTTGCAGTTTTGCTTTGATCCAACACTTCAAAAGAAATCATCCTCTTGATGTCTGTTGCTGCCGGCTCCGGAAGAATCCATGATGGATTAAAGTTTTGTATTGTTTTAAGACTTGGAACCACTGATGATTTCAAACCTGATGGTGCAAATATGATAAAGTTATGTGCAAATGACGGATTTGTTGGCTCGTTATAAGCAAAATATAAATCCAAGTAAATAAATGCCGCCATCAAATATGTTTTACCTGCACCCATAGGAAGACTAAACAGATAATCCGTATAGGAAACACCATAAAACGCATTACGAAAGAATTCATTATAATCAATTCCCGCTGGATCTTTCTTTATCTGTTTTTCCAGTTTTTCAGATACCTGTTCACCTTTATCATTTGTCAAACATACATATTCAAACAATGCCGCAGCCGCTGGATTCTGAAACAAATATTCACGAGTGGATTTTGACAATTCTATCTCATTCAAATCAATAGAATTAAAGAATCCCTGTCTAAACAGCTGTGTCAACGGCTTACATTCACAGGCAATTTTTAGAAACAGATATACCTTAATAGCCTCAATCTGAGCATCACGCATCTGCCCTGTTTTCTCTATATACTCAATTAAGTTTTTAACCGTACACCGTTCTGATTCATACCATTGTGTACACTTATTTTCTATCATTTTATAGAACATGTATTTACTCCCGTCTTTAAAATGTATATTATTATTTTTTCTCAAAGCGCAAATTTTTCACTTTGAATCACGTTTAATATGCAATTCTAAAATAATCCAAATACGCTTTATACTTGTCCTGTGCGCTCAGGCAGGTATCTGTCAGATATCCTTTTTCGTTGTCCCATTCCTTCAATCCACGATAATAGAACATCTTCAGATTGTCCTCAATAATGAACGGAACAATATTGTATTTCAGACACTCCTTAAACATAATCAATCTGCCCACACGACCGTTGCCGTCCTGGAACGGATGAATCCGCTCAAATTTCACATGGAAGTCCAGAATATCTTCAAAGGTCTTTTCTTCCTTAGCGCTATATTCCGTCAGCAAGGCCTTCATTTTATCGGCAACTTCTTCTGGAAGGGCTGTATCCCTGCCACTGACTTCATTCGGAAGTTTCTTATAATTACCAACAGTAAACCAATTTTTTCTGGAATCGCTGGTGCCATTCTTCAAAACCAAATGAAGTTCTTTGATGAATTTCTCCGTCAAAGTTGCTTTCGCATGATCAATAATTATGTCGATACAACGGAAGTGATTTGCCGTTTCAATCACATCATCCACATTCAGCACTTCTTTTTCTACACCAATAGTATTAGTTTCAAAGATATATCTGGTTTGAGCATGTGTCAGGCGGCTTCCCTCCATATGGTTAGAGTTATAGGTCAAATCAATCTGTGTCTTATGATAAATCCCACCGGAGTATTTACTTGCCTTCTGCTCTTTCAGAATATCCAACAGAGTAATCGGTTCTTCTTTTCTTTTGTTGGTGCGCTCTGGTTTCTCTGCGTTTTCTGGAATATTCCATGTCTTACCAGTAAGAAACGCACCGTTCACACGTCCTTGGGCACAGTAATTTCTAACACTGCGCTCTGAC
This Anaerobutyricum hallii DNA region includes the following protein-coding sequences:
- a CDS encoding DEAD/DEAH box helicase family protein codes for the protein MFYKMIENKCTQWYESERCTVKNLIEYIEKTGQMRDAQIEAIKVYLFLKIACECKPLTQLFRQGFFNSIDLNEIELSKSTREYLFQNPAAAALFEYVCLTNDKGEQVSEKLEKQIKKDPAGIDYNEFFRNAFYGVSYTDYLFSLPMGAGKTYLMAAFIYLDLYFAYNEPTNPSFAHNFIIFAPSGLKSSVVPSLKTIQNFNPSWILPEPAATDIKRMISFEVLDQSKTAKKSNKTKNPNVQKIANHQPLSELFGLVAVTNAEKVILDRIQEKQGQINMFEESEDDKDRQANELRNLIGKLPSLSIFIDEVHHAVSDEIKLRAVVTRWAQNHTVNSVIGFSGTPYLDKVEKIKVVDSLSIGTAEITNIVYYYPLIDGVGNFLKRPVVKIADIADSSIIIEKGVREFLDTYKDTVYADGLTAKLGIYCGTIEKLEETVYPQVSRIVAEYGLGTDVILKFHKGNKQYKMSADSQMQFDILDKSISKVRIVLLVQIGKEGWDCRSLTGIILSQEGDCPTKMVLQTSCRCLRQVIKNGQETALIYLNESNAEKLNMQLERQHHISLKEFSSADNIKTTLKRYNRTAYLKLPKVEFYQLKISYDTLTVEKANPEVSIEKSVDSAQIAGNIIKTTDLSMNVNNISIQVDDAEYGTEYATFNSWIYGIMRSGFGTPSMAELNAYTEQLKVIYEKITYEKGGSRYFSSKYNKKLVEANIRKAFCDKTDFNTTEELIPEEANLLNIANFTSEIYADNLDDYYPKQNVVENIMADDKGKLKVDKKTQQLIDLAIETGNDRIVLELQQRVSSHPNKNRSFHYLPYRTDSGFEQTFLREVLSFDIIEELGLEVYYNGDRAMTEFKIKCYKKTSGKWNYIGIYTPDFLIIKRKDGVIHKVIVVETKGLIYAKDPVFKDKKNFMETEFSKQNNAAYGYERFDYLYLEDTMPEKDRLTQTHQKICEFFKEKA
- a CDS encoding Fic family protein; its protein translation is MRYLLVADIAKKWNMSERSVRNYCAQGRVNGAFLTGKTWNIPENAEKPERTNKRKEEPITLLDILKEQKASKYSGGIYHKTQIDLTYNSNHMEGSRLTHAQTRYIFETNTIGVEKEVLNVDDVIETANHFRCIDIIIDHAKATLTEKFIKELHLVLKNGTSDSRKNWFTVGNYKKLPNEVSGRDTALPEEVADKMKALLTEYSAKEEKTFEDILDFHVKFERIHPFQDGNGRVGRLIMFKECLKYNIVPFIIEDNLKMFYYRGLKEWDNEKGYLTDTCLSAQDKYKAYLDYFRIAY